From Rhodoferax sp. AJA081-3, the proteins below share one genomic window:
- a CDS encoding general secretion pathway protein GspB, with amino-acid sequence MSYILDALQRADAERARGNVPTLNARPVTAPLTNNGPAIRQRAGLVIAVALSLAAAGLAGWLWRPVAQLPAAAPPPAAAATAVLVPLPSPVTIEPRTVAPVTAATPPTATTKPANSASAAEPVVAVMPKAKTVVASAPVITEVTAPAPTAAPLLSELPEATRREIPALVINGAVYSDNPAQRLLLVNGQVLNQGGEVAPALKVVEIRSNVTEFSFRGTRFRLVH; translated from the coding sequence ATGTCCTACATACTCGACGCACTGCAAAGGGCCGACGCCGAACGCGCGCGCGGCAACGTGCCCACGCTGAACGCACGGCCTGTCACGGCCCCGCTGACAAACAACGGGCCTGCTATCCGGCAACGCGCAGGCCTCGTCATCGCAGTGGCCTTGAGCCTAGCCGCCGCAGGGCTTGCCGGGTGGTTGTGGCGGCCTGTTGCGCAGCTTCCTGCGGCTGCGCCGCCCCCTGCAGCTGCCGCCACCGCAGTACTGGTGCCGCTGCCGAGCCCGGTCACCATTGAACCCCGTACGGTGGCGCCGGTAACGGCTGCGACACCCCCCACCGCCACCACCAAACCTGCAAACAGCGCATCCGCTGCGGAGCCTGTGGTGGCGGTGATGCCAAAGGCGAAGACCGTTGTTGCAAGTGCGCCAGTGATCACAGAAGTGACTGCACCAGCCCCGACCGCAGCACCTCTGTTGTCCGAATTACCGGAAGCCACCCGCCGCGAGATACCGGCACTGGTTATCAACGGCGCGGTCTACTCCGACAACCCGGCCCAGCGTCTACTGTTGGTCAATGGCCAGGTACTGAACCAGGGCGGCGAAGTAGCGCCCGCCCTGAAGGTGGTGGAGATACGCTCCAACGTCACGGAATTCAGCTTCCGTGGAACCCGATTCAGGTTGGTGCACTAG